The Maylandia zebra isolate NMK-2024a linkage group LG7, Mzebra_GT3a, whole genome shotgun sequence genome contains a region encoding:
- the LOC143419607 gene encoding Fc receptor-like protein 4, translating to MELTRLTVSPSSSQFFKGAFVSLSCEEDDSSAGWTLRRNTSRRQRTQCGDGWGNPAGLTCNITVFSQDSGVYWCESREGPISNMVNLTVTGGSVILQSPVLPVMEGDDVTLLCKTETTPSNLPAAFYKDGSLIRKQPTGHMTIQHVSRSDEGLYKCDISGHGESPSSWITVTGEHTTTPPPTSTPPPTSTPPPTSTSPAVLSVLSCVGSVCVVVLLVLLVPLVRRCVHRKPEEEDGEDEIIHSTIKISNHPQQPIKPRRDIYSAVVYSAVRTEDVGYGQTTIRTRRPRL from the exons ATGGAGCTCA ctcgtctgactgtgagtcccagcagctctcagttcttTAAAGGAGcctttgtgtctctgagctgtgaggaggacgacagctctgctggatggactctgaggagaaacacaagcagaCGACAAAGGACTCAGTGTGGAGATGGGTGGGGAAATCCTGCTGGTTTGACCTGTAACATCACTGTTTTCTCTCAGgacagtggagtttactggtgtgagtccagagagggtcccatcagtaacatggttaacctgacagtcactg gtggatcagtgatcctgcagagtcctgtcctccctgtgatggagggagatgacgtcactctgctctgtaaaacagagaccactccctccaacctcccagctgctttctataaagatggctccctcatcaggaagcagcctacaggtcacatgaccatccagcatgtttccaggtctgatgaaggcctctacaagtgtgacatcagcggtcatggagagtctccatccagctggatcactgtcacag gggaacacaccaccacacctccacctacatccacacctccacctacatccacacctccacctacatccacCTCTCCTGCTGTTCTCTCTGTGTTGTCATGTGTTGGATCAGTCTGTGTTGTGGTTCTACTGGTGTTACTGGTTCCACTGGTGAGACGATGTGTTCACAGGAAACCTGAAG AAGAAGATGGAGAAGATGAGATCATACATAGTACCATCAAAATATCAAATCATCCACAACAGCCAATCAAACCAAGAAGAG acatttattcagctgtggtCTACTCAGCAGTGAGAACTGAAGACGTCGGTTATGGACAAACAACCATCAGAACAAGGAGGCCCAG actttAA